The Alkalibacter rhizosphaerae genomic sequence GAAACACGGAGGTGACGGAATAATGGCCATTGAAAAACTGGCAATGATGAACGTGGTTGGAGAAAACAGCTACGTCAACGAATTCATCAAAGAAATACTACTAATGGAAAATGTACAAGTCATCGATGCATACACGGAGATCGACAGTTTTCGTTTCACCATCGATGTGACGGAGGAGAACATCAAGGAGATCCTGGGATTTTCTTTTCTGGAATCAGGCATCAATCTGGGACAGTCTGAGGATTTTACCAGACGGATCAATTTGATCCGAGACGCATATGAAGGCGAATTTACCGTGGATAAAACGGTACTTCAAGGGGACATCGACATGGATCAGGTGGTCAACAATGTCTACGACATTTACAATTCCCTGCATAAGCGGCATAAGGTATTAAAACTGTTTCAAGAAGACATCCGCCTGATGGATCAAAGCATTCGTGCGTATCGGTACTTAAAAGATGCCGGAGTGACCATGGAAGAAATCAACAACATGCGCTACTTCAACTGCAAGCTGGGAGCACTCAGCAAAGAGAGCGTACAACGGCTGAAAAGAAACTATGGCAACATCACCGCCGTAGTGGTCCATGTCGGCAGCGAAGAAGACAACGAAGTTTATTTGGTATTGTCTCCAAAAGATTTGGAAACAGAGACCAATCGACTTCTCAAATCCTTGAACTTCAAAGTAATCGAAGGACTGCGGGATGAGTATTCAAAATCTCCGGAGGAGATCATCCAGTGGTTGGAAACCAAACGGGCGTCTTTTGCAAAGAAAGCGGACCAACTGGAAAGAGAGATCAACGAAATAAAAGACACACACTGGAATGACAGCAATTATGCCTATAACGTTTTTCACCTGTATACAAGAATCGAAGACGTCAAGAAGACCATGGCCTTCAGTGAAGAGAATTTTTATTTTTCCGGATGGATCCCAAAAAAAATGAAGCATGCCATCAAACAGAGATTGTCAAAGTTTGAAAACATCATCATTCTATTCAATGAGGATTATGGAGATGACCATAATATCAAGCCGCCGACCAAGCTGCGAAACACCTGGATGTTCAAACCATTTGAGTTTATGATCAAAATGTACGGCATGCCAAACTACAAGGAGTTGGATCCGACGCCTTTTCTCAGTATTTCCTACCTGGTGTTTTTCGGATTCATGTTTGGGGACATAGGGCAAGGTTTTGTCCTGTTTCTTCTGGGTTTTATTGCAGGTCAAAAAAAGTTTGTTTTGGGACATATCATCCAGCGTCTTGGTATCAGTTCCATGATCTTTGGCGTGATCTACGGCAGTATTTTTGGTTTTGAAAACCTGTTGCCGGCATTATGGGTAAAACCCTTTCATCACATCAACACCATCTTGTTGACCGCCATTGTGGTGGGAGTGGCATTTTTGTTGGTCGCATATTTTTACGGGATGATCAACAGCCTCAAGGCAAAAAATTACTCTTCTTTTGCGTTGGGTAAGAATGGTGTGACCGGCTTTGTGTTGTATGTCACCCTTTTATTGGTAATACTGGCCGCTTTCACCGGGCAACGAACGTGGTCCATCATCTTGTTGGCCGTCATCGCCGTTTTGGCAGTGATCCTGCTATTCATGAAGGAGTCTGTATCAAAACTTTTGAACATGAAGGACGCCAGCGGAGAAGGGCATGAAGATGCCGGCGTGGTGGAACGTGTTTTTGAAATGTTTGAAATATTGCTCAGCATGGTCAGCAACACCCTTTCTTTTATTCGGGTCGGTGCTTTTGCCCTTAATCACGTTGGTCTGTTTCTTGCGTTTGAATCTCTGGCCAAGTTGGCAGGCAGCGGGGTCGGAAGTGCAATAGTCTATGTGGTAGGGAATATTTTCATCATAGGCCTGGAGGGTTTGATCGTTGGTATTCAGGTCATGCGGCTGGAATACTACGAATTGTTTGGAAAATATTTTGAGGGCGGCGGTATTGAATTCAAGCCGGCCAAATTATAATCAAGGAGGAAATAAAATGTTGAACTTTATTTTGTACAGTGCCATTATCGTTGTATTTATGACCATTTCTGCGGGAGTTTTCTATTTGAAGAAAGGCTATGAGCACAACAGCAAGATCCGAAAATTTTTGCACGCAAATCTGACCTTGTTCATTCCCATGATGATGGGAGCCATCATCGTGATCATTCCTGGCATCGTACGTGCTGCGGATACCGCCTCGTCTGCTTCCGGACTGGGTTACATGGGTGCGGCACTTTCCACCGGACTAGCGTGTCTGGGTAGTGGAGTGGCCGTAGGAAACGTTGGATCGGCTGCATTGGGTGCAGTAAGCGAAGATGAAAAAATGTTGGGTAAAACGTTGATCTACGTAGGATTGGCGGAAGGCATCGCCATCTACGGGCTGGTCATCTCCATCATGATTTTAGGCGCACTGTAGGAGATCGGCGATGAAATCCTACTTTATCAGCGACAATCGGGATACCTATGTAGGGTTGCGATTAGCAGGAATGGCAGGAGAGTATCTGCAAAATTTGGAAGAGGCTGCCAGCGCATTCAAGCAGGCGGTAGAACAACCCTATGGAATGCTTTTTATCACGGAAAAAGTGTATAATAAAACGAAAAATCAAGTCATTGCCTATAAGGAACGACATGCACTGCCTCTGGTTACGGTCATACCGGACCGCCACGGGTATGAAGAGAAGGAAAGCATCACGGATTACATCAAGGATTCCATAGGCTTATGACAGGAGGAACGTCATGATTACAGTAGAAGACAAAATACGTACCTTTTCCAAGTACGTTTACGAAAAAGAAGTAAAGCAGAAAGATGAAGCGCTGCAAAAGGAAAAAGTGAAACAGGAACAAATTCGTGAGGAAGCAAAGTCGCGGATCCTGGGAAAAAACGAGATCCAATTGGCGAAGCAAAAGAAGAAGCTGGATTTGGAAGCCCAGCGAATCATTTCCAGTGCCAAATCGGAAGCCCGCAACATCAACCATCAAATAAAGGCAGGGATCCAAAAGGACCTGAAAGACTCCATGGAGCAGGCAGTTGTGGCATACATCCAATCTGCGGAATATGAAGTGTGGATGAAAAAACAGTTGACGGAAGTACTTCTGGATTCCAAGGGTACGAAGGCTGTCGTTGCCTTGATCGCGGATGACATTCCCCGTTTTCAATCTTTTTTGAAGGATGGATTCCCCTTGGTCGTAGTTGAGACACTGGATGCAGAGGCCTTGGGAGGCGCATTGGTAGAATTTCCAGAAGCAGGTACCAGAATGGATTTCACGTTGAAGAGCAAGCTGGAGGAAATGGAGAACGAATCGGGATTGGAATTGAACGAAGTGCTGGATGAGGCGGTGAAGGCAAATGATTGAGGCAGGCAAAATCACCATGATCAACGGACCCGTATTGCGGGGCGACAACATGTCCGGCTTTAAAATGCGGGAGATGGTCATGGTCGGGACAAAACGTCTCATCGGTGAAGTCATCATTCTAGAAGGAGAGACCGGCGTCATTCAGGTTTACGAAGAGACGGAAGGACTGCGCCTGGGGGAAGAGATCATATCCACTGGGAAGCCATTGTCGGTAAAACTGGGACCCGGCATGATCGGAAATATTTTTGACGGGATCCAACGGCCCTTGATGAAAATCGACGAAATCAACAAGGATTTTATTGCGGAGGGGATCGGTTTGATCTCCCTGGATGAAGAAAAAAAATGGTCCACCAAAATTCTGGTAAAACCGGGAATGGAACTTAAGCCTGGAGACATCTTCGGCGAAGTGGAAGAATCCCAACTGATCACCCATCGGCTGATGGTTCCTCCGGGGATCCGCGGAGAAGTGGAAAGAGTGGAGGAAGACGGAGAATACACCATTGATGATATTTTGGTCGTGTTGAAAAATGGACCGGACCACCATCAACTCACCATGGTACAGGAATGGCCGGTTCGTACATCCCGCCCAGTTCAACAGCGTAAGGAGATCGAGACGCTTTTGACGACAGGGCAGCGGGTATTGGATCTGTTTTTCCCTTTGGCCAAGGGTGGAACTTGCGCCATACCCGGAGGATTCGGTACTGGGAAAACAATGACCCAGCATCAGTTGGCAAAATGGTGCGATGCCGATATCATCATCTACATCGGTTGCGGAGAACGAGGAAACGAGATGACGGAAGTTTTGGAGGATTTTCCGAAACTCATCGACCCCAAATCCAATCGTCCCTTGATGGAACGGACCGTTCTCATCGCAAACACCTCTAATATGCCCGTAGCGGCCAGGGAAGCCAGCATATATACCGGCATCACCATGGCGGAGTACTATCGGGATATGGGCTATGACGTGGCCATTATGGCCGATTCTACCTCTCGTTGGGCGGAAGCGTTGCGGGAGATCTCCGGACGTCTGGAAGAAATGCCGGCGGAAGAAGGGTACCCAGCTTATTTATCGTCTCGGATCGCGGAATTTTACGAGAGGGCCGGGTATGTGGAAACTTTGGGAAATCGGAAAGGTTCCGTTACCATTATCGGAGCGGTCTCTCCCGCAGGTGGAGATTTTAGTGAGCCAGTAACAGAGAATACGAAACGTTATGTCAACGTATTTTTGGGATTGGACAAGGAACTGGCATATGCAAGACATTATCCAGCCATCAACTGGTTGGAAAGCTATAGCGGTTACATCAAGGTCTTGGAGGGATGGTACGAAGAAAATTTGGCAGAAGACGCTATCCCATTGCGCAACCGCATGTTGGAATTGCTGTACAAAGAAAACAAATTGCTGGAGATCGTCATGCTGGTAGGCGAAGACGTTCTGCCTGACGATCAACGGATCATTCTGGAAATATCCAAGATCATCAAGGAAGGTTTTTTACAGCAGAATGCCTTTAATAAAGAGGACACTTATGTACCTTTGGTAAAACAATATCGGATGCTCAAAATCATGGAGTACTTGTACGAAAAATGCAAGGCGTCCCTGGCATTGAACATACCCATATCCAAAATCAAAAATCAGGAATTGTTTGATGAGTTGATCAAAATGAAGTACACCATACCCAATGCAGACATGTCCGGCATTGATGACATTCAAGGTCGAATCGACGCGTACTACGATCAGCTCAACGAAACATACATCAATTAGGAGGGCGCCATGAAAAAAGAATATTTAAAAATCGATAAAGTAGTGGGTCCTCTGGTCGAGATCTCCAATGTGGAGGATGTGGCCTACGGAGAAGTCGTGGACATCAAAACCAAAGACGGGGTCGTAAAAAAAGGAAAAGTCATTCGACTGGACCAGGAAAAGGCAACCATTCAAGTATTTGAAAACACATCCGGTCTTTCAACGGAAAATGCCAGTGTCAAATTTTTGGATGAGGCTTTTGAGCTTCCCTTGTCCAAAGATATTCTGGGAAGAGTCTTTGACGGTCTGGGAAGGCCGGCAGACAAGGGAGGCCCCATTTACAGCAGAAAAAAATACAACATCAATGGACGTGCCATCAATCCGGTTGCGAGACAATACCCCAGGGACTTTATTCAAACCGGTGTTTCCAGCATCGATGGGTTGATGACATTGATCCGGGGGCAAAAGCTTCCCATCTTTTCCGGGAACGGGATGACCCACAATGAGTTGGCCGCACAAATCGTACGCCAGGCCAAGCTTGGAGAGGGATCCAATGAAGATTTTGCCGTGGTGTTTGCCGCTATCGGCGTCAAGCACGACGATGCGGATTTCTTTCGAAAAAGTTTTGTAGAAGCCAATGCCATGGATCGGGTGGTCATGTTTATTAACTATGCAGATGACCCGGTGGCGGAGCGGATCAATACGCCCCGATGTGCATTGACAGCTGCAGAGTACCTTGCCTTTGAGGAAGGCATGCAGATCCTTGTGGTCATGAGCGACATTACCAGTTATTGTGAAGCATTGCGGGAAGTGTCATCCGCCAGGGAAGAAGTACCAAGCAGAAAGGGATTTCCGGGTTATCTGTATTCGGATCTGGCATCCCTTTACGAACGAGCTGGCATGTTGAAGGACAATCCGGGTTCCATCACTTTTTTGCCGATCTTGACCATGCCCAATGACGATATCACCCATCCCATTCCCGACTTGACAGGGTTTATTACAGAAGGTCAGATCGTATTGGGACGGGACCTGTTTCAAAACAATGTTTATCCGCCAGTCAACATATTGCCGTCGCTGTCTCGACTGATGAAAGACGGCATCGGAGAAGGGTACACCAGGGAAGACCATCCGGATTTAGCCAATCAACTCTTTGCATCCTATTCCAAAGTGCAGGAAGTACGTGCCCTGGCCCAGATCATCGGAGAAGACGACCTGACGGAAAGCGACCAGCAGTACATGAAATTCGGGAAAGAATTTGAAGAGGAATTCATCGCCCAAGGGTTTGAGGAGAATCGAAACATGGAAGAAACCTTGGATCTGGGATGGCGAATTCTACGATCCTTGCCGGAAAATGAATTGACCCGACTGGATCAAAAATGGATCGACACATATCTAAAACGAAACGATAGCAGGTGATCTTGTGGCGAACAGGATAACGCCGACAAAGGCAAACTTGATCAAAAGCAAGGGGACCCTTCAGTTTTCTCAAAAGGGTTTTGAATTGCTGGACAAAAAAAGAACGGTATTGATCCAAGAGATGATGACATTGATCGATTCAGCCAAAGAGATCGAACACAAAATGGAACTGAGGTTTCAGGAAGCCTATGAAGCGATCCAGGATGCAAGCATCACCATGGGGGTGACCAACCTGGAAGAAGTTATTCTGGGTATGGAGAAGGAAAAGGATTATCAAATTCGATTTCGAAGCGTCATGGGAGTGGAGATCCCGGAGATCATATATGAGAGGGAAGAAAAGCTCAAACCTCAATATGGGTTTTATCGCAGCAATCCTTCTCTGGATGTGATGATCCACGCCATCAATGAAGTCAAATACCTGTCTTATGAATTGGCCAGAGTGGAAACGGCAGCCCATCGGCTGGCCATGGAAATTCGAAAGACGCAAAAGAGGGCCAATGCGCTGGAAAAAATCCATATTCCTCGCTTGAGAGTGGCGATCAAGTTTATCGAGGAAACGTTGGAAGAAAAAGAGCGGGAAGATTTTTTCCGTTTGAAGATCATAAAAAAGAAGAAGTAGCTTGAATAACGAAACGACCTCTTTTATAATGTGATTGGCTGGAAACAGAAATTCGTGCCATGGAATGTGACATCCACCTTCCATGGCTTTTTAAAAATTTTCTTTATTCACTGTTGAAATGCTGAATTCCATGGATCCGACAAGGGAGGCTAACGAATATGATCTTGGAGACACGTCGCATGAAACTCCATAGTCCCAGTATCATCTACACAAAATTGGTACAGCAGTTTTACTGGAAAAATAGAAACTATTTGAAACCGTGGGAACCGACCCGTACAAATGAGTTTTACTCCTTTGAATACCAATTTCAGGATCTGTTGGAACAAAGCCGAGCATTTAGGAAAGGGGAAGAGTATCGATTTTGGCTGACCCCCAAAGATAAACCCAACATCATTATTGGTTCGGTGGTCATCAGTGGGATCTTTCGGGGAAATTTTCAGTCTTGCTTCATGGGCTACAAAATGGATAAAGACTGGACCGGTCAAGGGAGGATGACGGAAGCCTGCAGGAGAATGGTAGAGTTTGCTTTCAGCAGAGAAGGCGCGGATTTGCATCGTGTCGAGATCAACATCGTTCCCGAGAATACACCTTCTGTTCGAATCGCCCAAAAGCTTGATTTTACGCAGGAAGGGTTTTCCAGGCAGTATCTGCAAATCGACGGCCAGTGGAAAGATCATTTGCGGTTTGCAAAAACCAGGGAGGAGCAGATCGATGATTTCAAGTAACTTTCACATACACAGTACATTTTGTGACGGGAAGAACTCTTTGGATGAAATGGCAAAAGCGGCCATAAGATCCAGATTAAAAGCCATCGCGTTCACATCCCACAATCCATTGGAGGGAGAAGAACACTGGACCCTTTCTCAAGATAAGGTAGAAACCTATCTAAAGGAGATCCAACATCTTCAAAAGGTGTATGAAAAGCAGATAGATATATATTCCGGCCTGGAAGTGGATTATTTATTTGATTCCGGCTTCAATCCTTTGGCGAAACCTTATTTGAAGCGATTGGATTGCTGGATCGGTTCGGTCCATGCTTTAGCAAGATGGGAGAACGGAAAGTACTGGTTTGTTGATGAAGATGAAAAGAATTTTCACGAAGGGATCCAACATTTTTTTAGCGGAGAAGCTCGAAAAGCGGTCCAACGCTATTACGAGATCCAAATGGAAATGGTGGAAGCAGGCGGACTTTCTTTTATCGGACATATGGATCTGATCAAAAAAAACAATCGCAACCATCAGTATTTTTGTGAAACGGATCTTTGGTATCGAGACTTGGTGGAAGTTTTCTTGAAAACAGTGAAGAGGAAGGATGCCATTGTTGAGATCAATACCGGTGGCGTACGTCGATATGGGAAAGAGTGCTTTTATCCCAGCGTCTGGATCCTGGAGCGGATCCGCGATCTGGAAATCCGTTGGACCATCAATGGGGACAGCCACGATACAGGAGGCATTGCCTACTACTTCGAAGAAACGGAAGCATTGCTCCGAAATAAAGGGATGAACGGATATTGGAGCTTCGAAAGTGGAAAGTGGATACAAAAAAAGTTCTGAAAATCAGAACTTTGCGTATTCACTTCTTCTTTTTTTTGCCATTTTTCGCTTTCGGATCTTTTGATTGACACGATAAACATAAATGCGAAGGATCAAATATACAAGGACCAGCAAAGCCAATAGGACGATCGACCCATTCAGCAAAAACTTGCCTAAATGAAAAGGCGCTTCCACCGTTTCCGCAGCCAATAATCCGATCCGTCCAATTTCCGTATTTCCAAGCCGATAGACAATGT encodes the following:
- a CDS encoding V-type ATP synthase subunit F produces the protein MKSYFISDNRDTYVGLRLAGMAGEYLQNLEEAASAFKQAVEQPYGMLFITEKVYNKTKNQVIAYKERHALPLVTVIPDRHGYEEKESITDYIKDSIGL
- a CDS encoding ATP synthase subunit C, producing MLNFILYSAIIVVFMTISAGVFYLKKGYEHNSKIRKFLHANLTLFIPMMMGAIIVIIPGIVRAADTASSASGLGYMGAALSTGLACLGSGVAVGNVGSAALGAVSEDEKMLGKTLIYVGLAEGIAIYGLVISIMILGAL
- a CDS encoding histidinol-phosphatase, which translates into the protein MISSNFHIHSTFCDGKNSLDEMAKAAIRSRLKAIAFTSHNPLEGEEHWTLSQDKVETYLKEIQHLQKVYEKQIDIYSGLEVDYLFDSGFNPLAKPYLKRLDCWIGSVHALARWENGKYWFVDEDEKNFHEGIQHFFSGEARKAVQRYYEIQMEMVEAGGLSFIGHMDLIKKNNRNHQYFCETDLWYRDLVEVFLKTVKRKDAIVEINTGGVRRYGKECFYPSVWILERIRDLEIRWTINGDSHDTGGIAYYFEETEALLRNKGMNGYWSFESGKWIQKKF
- a CDS encoding GNAT family N-acetyltransferase is translated as MILETRRMKLHSPSIIYTKLVQQFYWKNRNYLKPWEPTRTNEFYSFEYQFQDLLEQSRAFRKGEEYRFWLTPKDKPNIIIGSVVISGIFRGNFQSCFMGYKMDKDWTGQGRMTEACRRMVEFAFSREGADLHRVEINIVPENTPSVRIAQKLDFTQEGFSRQYLQIDGQWKDHLRFAKTREEQIDDFK
- a CDS encoding V-type ATP synthase subunit B — encoded protein: MKKEYLKIDKVVGPLVEISNVEDVAYGEVVDIKTKDGVVKKGKVIRLDQEKATIQVFENTSGLSTENASVKFLDEAFELPLSKDILGRVFDGLGRPADKGGPIYSRKKYNINGRAINPVARQYPRDFIQTGVSSIDGLMTLIRGQKLPIFSGNGMTHNELAAQIVRQAKLGEGSNEDFAVVFAAIGVKHDDADFFRKSFVEANAMDRVVMFINYADDPVAERINTPRCALTAAEYLAFEEGMQILVVMSDITSYCEALREVSSAREEVPSRKGFPGYLYSDLASLYERAGMLKDNPGSITFLPILTMPNDDITHPIPDLTGFITEGQIVLGRDLFQNNVYPPVNILPSLSRLMKDGIGEGYTREDHPDLANQLFASYSKVQEVRALAQIIGEDDLTESDQQYMKFGKEFEEEFIAQGFEENRNMEETLDLGWRILRSLPENELTRLDQKWIDTYLKRNDSR
- a CDS encoding V-type ATP synthase subunit A gives rise to the protein MIEAGKITMINGPVLRGDNMSGFKMREMVMVGTKRLIGEVIILEGETGVIQVYEETEGLRLGEEIISTGKPLSVKLGPGMIGNIFDGIQRPLMKIDEINKDFIAEGIGLISLDEEKKWSTKILVKPGMELKPGDIFGEVEESQLITHRLMVPPGIRGEVERVEEDGEYTIDDILVVLKNGPDHHQLTMVQEWPVRTSRPVQQRKEIETLLTTGQRVLDLFFPLAKGGTCAIPGGFGTGKTMTQHQLAKWCDADIIIYIGCGERGNEMTEVLEDFPKLIDPKSNRPLMERTVLIANTSNMPVAAREASIYTGITMAEYYRDMGYDVAIMADSTSRWAEALREISGRLEEMPAEEGYPAYLSSRIAEFYERAGYVETLGNRKGSVTIIGAVSPAGGDFSEPVTENTKRYVNVFLGLDKELAYARHYPAINWLESYSGYIKVLEGWYEENLAEDAIPLRNRMLELLYKENKLLEIVMLVGEDVLPDDQRIILEISKIIKEGFLQQNAFNKEDTYVPLVKQYRMLKIMEYLYEKCKASLALNIPISKIKNQELFDELIKMKYTIPNADMSGIDDIQGRIDAYYDQLNETYIN
- a CDS encoding V-type ATP synthase subunit D, yielding MANRITPTKANLIKSKGTLQFSQKGFELLDKKRTVLIQEMMTLIDSAKEIEHKMELRFQEAYEAIQDASITMGVTNLEEVILGMEKEKDYQIRFRSVMGVEIPEIIYEREEKLKPQYGFYRSNPSLDVMIHAINEVKYLSYELARVETAAHRLAMEIRKTQKRANALEKIHIPRLRVAIKFIEETLEEKEREDFFRLKIIKKKK
- a CDS encoding V-type ATP synthase subunit E, which encodes MITVEDKIRTFSKYVYEKEVKQKDEALQKEKVKQEQIREEAKSRILGKNEIQLAKQKKKLDLEAQRIISSAKSEARNINHQIKAGIQKDLKDSMEQAVVAYIQSAEYEVWMKKQLTEVLLDSKGTKAVVALIADDIPRFQSFLKDGFPLVVVETLDAEALGGALVEFPEAGTRMDFTLKSKLEEMENESGLELNEVLDEAVKAND
- a CDS encoding V-type ATP synthase subunit I codes for the protein MAIEKLAMMNVVGENSYVNEFIKEILLMENVQVIDAYTEIDSFRFTIDVTEENIKEILGFSFLESGINLGQSEDFTRRINLIRDAYEGEFTVDKTVLQGDIDMDQVVNNVYDIYNSLHKRHKVLKLFQEDIRLMDQSIRAYRYLKDAGVTMEEINNMRYFNCKLGALSKESVQRLKRNYGNITAVVVHVGSEEDNEVYLVLSPKDLETETNRLLKSLNFKVIEGLRDEYSKSPEEIIQWLETKRASFAKKADQLEREINEIKDTHWNDSNYAYNVFHLYTRIEDVKKTMAFSEENFYFSGWIPKKMKHAIKQRLSKFENIIILFNEDYGDDHNIKPPTKLRNTWMFKPFEFMIKMYGMPNYKELDPTPFLSISYLVFFGFMFGDIGQGFVLFLLGFIAGQKKFVLGHIIQRLGISSMIFGVIYGSIFGFENLLPALWVKPFHHINTILLTAIVVGVAFLLVAYFYGMINSLKAKNYSSFALGKNGVTGFVLYVTLLLVILAAFTGQRTWSIILLAVIAVLAVILLFMKESVSKLLNMKDASGEGHEDAGVVERVFEMFEILLSMVSNTLSFIRVGAFALNHVGLFLAFESLAKLAGSGVGSAIVYVVGNIFIIGLEGLIVGIQVMRLEYYELFGKYFEGGGIEFKPAKL